The following are from one region of the Natronosporangium hydrolyticum genome:
- a CDS encoding PQQ-binding-like beta-propeller repeat protein, whose protein sequence is MASGRAIRRRTVLLLVVAVAAALIITGAVPNPFPTIWAWVSEERPLADDLAWQERLGARPAAATAAGDALAVAAGSSAQLYQRGSGRPVSMAQTDGWEAQWVVVAGSGAGSIVISSPRGEDGYEVRDPDTGRVIHTDDEAVAVWGFGDAWLDLRCDDRRACQLRGYQPDGVEPQWRTDLPGQREGLVGGNPELAGPQSVGSNRIPDDIAGPEPVPPLLGFPVTRRGDDVVVVVDTRTGQIRQELAQGADERVIVVGGRVIRSVMRRYDGVCVSEVTGYDAVTGDPVWGPSPYHLWSTGDVGCEQREPPVAGGAAVAVRSAEGEPMILDAYDGRVLWSGELGEQVEALSAELAVIRDEDGFQRRGIRLGGDGALLWERRADEEAALAIAQCGVVVSDRHPNRVYVWDKQTGEDRLSVSTSARVLACAPDGVLLTEGRSIGFARFDGLTSPESGSDSTPPEVDSK, encoded by the coding sequence GTGGCCAGTGGGAGGGCGATCCGGCGCCGGACGGTGCTGCTGCTCGTGGTGGCGGTCGCCGCCGCGCTGATCATTACTGGCGCGGTGCCGAACCCGTTCCCCACCATCTGGGCCTGGGTGAGCGAGGAGCGCCCGCTCGCCGACGACCTCGCCTGGCAGGAGCGGCTGGGGGCCAGGCCGGCCGCGGCGACCGCGGCCGGTGACGCCCTCGCGGTCGCGGCGGGCAGCAGCGCCCAGCTCTACCAGCGCGGTTCCGGCCGGCCGGTCAGCATGGCGCAGACCGACGGCTGGGAGGCACAGTGGGTGGTGGTGGCCGGCTCCGGCGCCGGCTCGATCGTCATCAGCAGCCCGCGGGGTGAGGACGGGTACGAGGTGCGTGACCCGGACACCGGCCGGGTGATCCACACCGACGATGAGGCGGTCGCGGTGTGGGGGTTCGGCGACGCTTGGCTCGACTTGCGCTGTGACGATCGGCGCGCCTGCCAGCTGCGCGGCTACCAACCGGACGGGGTGGAGCCCCAGTGGCGTACCGACCTGCCCGGCCAGCGGGAAGGGCTGGTCGGTGGCAACCCTGAACTCGCCGGGCCGCAGTCGGTCGGCTCGAACCGGATCCCCGACGACATCGCCGGGCCGGAGCCGGTCCCGCCGCTGCTCGGGTTTCCGGTCACCCGCCGCGGCGACGACGTGGTCGTGGTGGTCGATACCCGTACCGGACAGATCCGGCAGGAGCTGGCGCAGGGAGCCGACGAGCGGGTGATCGTGGTGGGTGGCCGGGTGATCCGGTCGGTGATGCGCCGCTACGACGGGGTCTGCGTCAGCGAGGTGACCGGCTACGACGCGGTCACCGGCGACCCGGTGTGGGGTCCGTCGCCATACCACCTGTGGAGCACCGGCGATGTCGGCTGTGAGCAGCGGGAACCGCCGGTGGCCGGCGGGGCGGCGGTCGCGGTCCGGTCGGCCGAGGGCGAGCCGATGATTCTCGACGCGTACGACGGTCGGGTGCTCTGGAGCGGGGAGCTGGGTGAGCAGGTCGAGGCGCTCTCGGCTGAGCTGGCGGTGATCCGTGACGAGGACGGCTTCCAGCGTCGCGGCATCCGGCTCGGCGGCGACGGGGCCTTGTTATGGGAGCGTCGGGCCGACGAGGAGGCGGCGCTGGCGATCGCACAATGTGGGGTGGTGGTCTCGGATCGTCACCCGAACCGGGTGTACGTGTGGGACAAGCAGACCGGGGAGGACCGGCTCTCCGTGTCCACCTCGGCCCGGGTGCTCGCCTGCGCTCCAGACGGGGTGCTGCTGACCGAGGGGCGATCGATCGGGTTCGCCCGGTTTGACGGGCTCACGTCACCGGAGTCGGGATCGGACAGTACGCCGCCGGAGGTCGACTCCAAGTAG
- a CDS encoding Lrp/AsnC family transcriptional regulator, giving the protein MDRLDAQLLELLAAEPRIGVLECSRRLRVARGTVQARLDKLQARGVIRSFGPELDPAALGFTVTAFVTLEIRQSSGHDAVAAHLAEIPEVLEAHTITGSGDLLCRIVARSNADLQRVIDQLVAYQGIVRAVTNIALAEQIRYRVLPLVGSVAATDVG; this is encoded by the coding sequence ATGGACCGGTTGGATGCGCAGCTGCTGGAGCTGCTGGCGGCAGAACCCCGGATCGGCGTCCTGGAGTGTTCCCGGCGGCTGCGGGTGGCCCGCGGCACCGTGCAGGCGCGGCTGGACAAGCTGCAGGCCCGCGGTGTGATCCGCAGCTTCGGTCCGGAGCTCGACCCGGCCGCGCTCGGGTTCACGGTCACCGCGTTCGTGACCCTGGAGATCCGGCAGAGCAGCGGGCACGACGCGGTCGCCGCCCACCTGGCGGAGATTCCGGAGGTGCTGGAGGCGCACACGATCACCGGCTCCGGCGATCTGCTGTGCCGGATCGTCGCCCGGTCCAACGCGGACCTGCAACGAGTCATCGATCAGCTCGTCGCCTACCAGGGGATTGTGCGGGCGGTAACCAACATCGCACTCGCCGAACAGATCCGGTACCGGGTTCTGCCGCTGGTGGGTTCGGTCGCGGCGACCGATGTGGGGTGA